A genomic region of Planococcus kocurii contains the following coding sequences:
- a CDS encoding ArsA family ATPase gives MDVLSKSIIFVGGKGGVGKSTSAAAIAWRSAKEGNKTLLISTDPAHNVGDIFNENIGGKTKAIADNLYALEIDPEIETDNYIKTVKANIKGTVHSSMMEEVNRQLDTAKASPGADEAALFDKLIHIILEERQNFDKLVFDTAPTGHTIRLLTLPELMGVWIDGLLEKRRKTNENYTQLLNDGEPREDPIYDVLRERQERFSKARDLLLDEKETGFIFVLNPERLPILETKKALDLLHQYHLHVKTLIINKILPEEADGEFLMERKKHEKKYLQQIEETFPKQKLVQVPLFSQDIISKTQLELFSEYFQKG, from the coding sequence ATGGATGTACTATCAAAAAGCATCATTTTTGTTGGAGGCAAAGGTGGCGTTGGAAAATCGACATCTGCTGCAGCCATTGCCTGGAGATCAGCCAAAGAAGGCAATAAAACTTTATTGATTTCAACAGATCCAGCACATAATGTGGGCGATATTTTTAATGAGAACATTGGCGGTAAAACAAAAGCAATTGCCGACAATCTCTACGCGCTGGAAATTGATCCTGAAATTGAAACGGATAACTACATTAAAACAGTAAAAGCCAATATCAAAGGTACGGTTCACTCCAGCATGATGGAGGAAGTGAACCGACAATTGGATACGGCGAAAGCTTCTCCAGGTGCAGATGAAGCAGCATTGTTCGATAAACTAATTCATATTATTTTAGAAGAACGACAAAACTTCGACAAATTGGTGTTCGATACAGCTCCGACTGGTCATACTATCCGGCTTTTGACTTTGCCTGAGTTGATGGGTGTTTGGATTGACGGGTTACTTGAAAAACGGCGTAAGACGAACGAAAACTATACACAGTTGCTAAATGATGGTGAACCTCGTGAAGATCCTATTTATGACGTGTTGAGAGAACGACAAGAGCGTTTTTCTAAAGCACGGGATCTCTTGCTAGATGAAAAAGAAACAGGATTTATCTTCGTCTTAAATCCAGAACGGCTGCCTATTCTGGAAACCAAAAAAGCATTGGATTTATTGCATCAATATCATCTTCATGTAAAAACGTTGATTATCAATAAAATTCTGCCAGAAGAGGCAGATGGTGAATTTTTAATGGAGAGAAAAAAACACGAGAAAAAGTATTTACAGCAGATCGAAGAAACTTTTCCAAAACAAAAATTGGTGCAAGTGCCGCTTTTTTCACAAGATATTATTAGTAAGACACAGTTGGAGTTGTTTAGTGAGTATTTTCAGAAAGGATGA
- a CDS encoding cory-CC-star protein, translated as MLVFDKLKQLIAFYEAVLELPHRTEIARELRDEDDLFLLMLYSEMLGIPNPVYYYTLELYPYMIEEFHDWHLRMGMDKSPLTGIRCC; from the coding sequence ATGTTGGTGTTCGATAAATTAAAACAATTGATCGCTTTCTATGAAGCTGTCCTTGAATTGCCGCATCGCACTGAAATTGCACGTGAACTTCGAGATGAAGATGATCTCTTTCTTCTAATGCTCTACTCGGAGATGCTCGGCATTCCCAATCCAGTTTATTACTACACATTGGAATTGTATCCGTACATGATTGAAGAGTTCCATGATTGGCATCTGCGGATGGGCATGGATAAATCACCGTTAACCGGCATTCGTTGCTGTTAG